One region of Camelina sativa cultivar DH55 chromosome 6, Cs, whole genome shotgun sequence genomic DNA includes:
- the LOC104792736 gene encoding protein NUCLEAR FUSION DEFECTIVE 4-like codes for MVAASPGGSTKGLAVQILTGRWFMFFGSLLIMSTAGATYMFGIYSSDIKKTLGYDQTTLNLLSFFKDLGANVGILAGLLNEVTPPWFILLIGAILNFFGYFMIWLAVTKRISKPQIWHMCLYICIGANSQSFANTGSLVTCVKNFPESRGVILGILKGYVGLSGAIITQLYHAFYGEDTKELILMIGWLPAVVSFAFLRTIRIMKVKRQTDELKVFYNFLYISLGLATFLMVVIIINKLSGFTQSEFGGSAAVVIVLLLLPIIIVVLEERKLWREKQVALNNPAPINIVVTEKPTLDSSEVKDQDEEGPDKAVKTASCWKTIFNPPERGDDYTILQALFSIDMLILFLATICGVGGTLTAIDNLGQIGSSLGYPKRSVSTFVSLVSIWNYYGRVVAGVVSEIFLIKYKFPRPLMLTLVLLLSCAGHLLIAFNVPGGLYVASVIIGFCFGAQWPLLFAIISEIFGLKYYATLYNFGSVASPIGTYLLSVRVAGYLYDMEADKQYKALGKTPRTDGEDLNCIGTSCYKLSFIIITAVTFFGVLVSLVLVIRTKKFYNSDIYKKFREKALAAETEMAASATARSTVGKEDKDDVKAK; via the exons ATGGTGGCTGCAAGTCCCGGTGGCTCAACGAAGGGCTTAGCCGTCCAAATCCTAACCGGGAGATGGTTCATGTTCTTCGGGAGTCTCTTAATCATGTCGACAGCTGGAGCCACGTACATGTTCGGTATCTACTCAAGCGATATCAAGAAAACCTTAGGCTACGACCAAACCACTCTTAATCTCCTTAGTTTCTTCAAAGATCTAGGAGCCAACGTTGGAATCCTCGCGGGTCTACTCAATGAGGTGACTCCGCCTTGGTTCATCCTCTTGATCGGAGCCATCCTTAACTTCTTTGGATACTTCATGATTTGGCTCGCAGTCACAAAACGGATCTCGAAACCTCAAATTTGGCACATGTGTCTCTACATCTGCATCGGAGCCAACTCTCAGTCGTTCGCTAACACGGGTTCTCTCGTCACGTGCGTTAAGAACTTCCCGGAGTCACGTGGGGTTATCTTGGGGATTCTCAAGGGCTACGTTGGTCTTAGTGGCGCCATTATTACACAGCTCTACCACGCCTTCTATGGTGAAGACACAAAAGAGCTCATCTTGATGATCG GTTGGTTGCCTGCAGTAGTATCGTTTGCGTTTTTGAGAACTATAAGAATAATGAAAGTGAAAAGACAGACAGACGAGCTAAAGGTGTTCTATAACTTCCTCTACATATCGCTCGGGCTCGCGACGTTTCTCATGGTGGTCATCATCATTAACAAGCTCTCCGGCTTCACACAGAGTGAGTTTGGAGGTAGCGCCGCCGTGGTGATCGTCTTGCTTCTTTTGCCCATCATTATTGTCGTCTTGGAAGAAAGGAAGCTTTGGAGGGAGAAACAAGTCGCCTTAAACAATCCAGCACCGATCAATATCGTCGTCACAGAGAAACCCACCTTAGATTCATCAGAGGTTAAAGACCAAGATGAAGAAGGGCCAGACAAGGCGGTGAAAACGGCGTCGTGTTGGAAGACTATCTTTAACCCACCGGAGAGAGGAGATGACTATACGATCTTGCAAGCCTTGTTTAGCATAGACATGTTGATTTTGTTCTTAGCAACGATATGTGGTGTAGGAGGGACTTTGACGGCGATAGACAATTTGGGTCAAATCGGAAGCTCATTGGGTTATCCAAAGAGAAGCGTAAGCACGTTTGTATCACTCGTAAGCATATGGAATTACTATGGTCGTGTTGTTGCAGGAGTGGTCTCTGAGATTTTCTTGATCAAATACAAATTCCCAAGACCTCTAATGCTCACACTGGTCCTTCTCTTGTCCTGCGCCGGTCACCTACTCATTGCTTTTAATGTCCCCGGTGGACTCTACGTCGCATCAGTCATCATAGGGTTTTGTTTCGGTGCGCAATGGCCGCTTCTATTTGCTATCATTTCCGAGATTTTTGGGCTTAAGTACTACGCGACTTTGTATAACTTCGGGTCAGTCGCAAGCCCGATCGGAACTTACTTGCTAAGCGTTCGGGTCGCAGGGTATTTGTACGACATGGAGGCGGATAAGCAATATAAGGCATTAGGGAAGACGCCAAGAACGGATGGGGAAGATTTGAATTGCATAGGCACGTCTTGTTATAAGTTGTCCTTTATAATAATTACTGCGGTAACTTTCTTCGGTGTATTGGTCTCGTTGGTTTTGGTGATCCGGACCAAAAAGTTTTACAACAGTGATATCTACAAAAAGTTTAGAGAAAAAGCCTTGGCCGCCGAAACGGAGATGGCAGCATCAGCTACGGCCAGATCCACAGTGGGGAAGGAAGACAAGGATGATGTAAAGGCAAAGTAG
- the LOC109133514 gene encoding uncharacterized protein LOC109133514: MLQLKPTITEFLRCAVGDGRDASFWYDSWTEFGQLITFLGETGPRQLRLANDAHVLDASRDGNWALPAARSENSQALLVALTETPAPNDCNGRDSYFWRNAAGDYRPTFSSKETWEQLRLHSPVVPWADVVWFKQNVPRFSFIIWLALLNRLPTRDRLRGWGMSVPTACVLCSNGTETHDHLFFTCPFSSELWGFFAAKLFPSPPTALLASSAWILTHSQPHTVKATAIVKLLFQTVVYHLWKERNARIFSASQSSAVTLRRSVDRTI; the protein is encoded by the coding sequence ATGCTTCAGCTTAAACCCACCATCACAGAGTTCCTCAGATGTGCGGTGGGAGATGGGCGTGATGCTTCTTTCTGGTATGACTCGTGGACCGAGTTTGGTCAGCTCATCACCTTCCTCGGGGAGACTGGTCCAAGGCAACTCAGATTAGCGAATGATGCGCATGTTCTAGATGCTTCGAGAGATGGAAATTGGGCTTTACCGGCAGCTCGATCAGAAAACTCTCAGGCCTTATTGGTTGCCCTTACTGAAACTCCTGCACCAAATGATTGCAATGGCCGAGACTCCTACTTCTGGCGTAATGCTGCAGGTGACTACCGTCCCACCTTCTCCTCCAAAGAAACCTGGGAACAACTAAGGCTCCACTCTCCTGTAGTCCCTTGGGCTGACGTGGTATGGTTTAAACAAAATGTGCCCCGGTTCTCCTTTATTATCTGGTTGGCACTTTTGAATCGGCTGCCTACGAGAGATAGACTCAGAGGTTGGGGAATGAGTGTCCCCACTGCTTGTGTTCTCTGCTCGAATGGTACAGAAACCCATGACCACCTTTTCTTCACTTGTCCTTTCTCCTCAGAGCTCTGGGGGTTCTTCGCTGCGAAACTCTTTCCCAGTCCTCCAACCGCTCTTCTAGCGTCCTCAGCTTGGATCCTCACTCACAGTCAGCCGCACACCGTCAAAGCCACTGCTATCGTCAAACTTCTCTTCCAAACGGTGGTCTACCATCTCTGGAAGGAGAGGAATGCGAGGATCTTCTCAGCGTCTCAATCCTCCGCAGTTACACTCCGCCGCTCTGTCGACCGCACAATCTGA
- the LOC104792737 gene encoding patatin-like protein 6 — translation MQRVHNKPIDSIGAVKHLIKQSNGCGDGGGVTAAATNMQEPSIETDKLSYEIFSILESKFLFGYDDDDSKLMESRSRDPSPEQETVVEALNGVVPGSIKNQRGKVCVLSIDSGGGMRGIIPGKALAYLEHALKSKSGDPNARIADYFDVASGSGIGGIFTAMLFASSDGNRPIFKAEDTWRFLAKKGKSFYGKSSSSSPSQGILNRVMRTGSGGSGGSKLEKAMKESFEELTLKDTLKPVLIPCYDLTSSAPFLFSRADALETDGYDFKLWEVCKATWAETGVFEPVEMRSVDGKTRCVAVDGGLAMSNPTAAAITHVLHNKQEFPFVRGVEDLLVLSLGTGQLVDVKYDCDKVMKWKSKHWARPAVRISADGAADTVDQAVSMAFGQCRRSNYVRIQANGSSFGPCKPNIDTDASPSNVNMLVGVAEEMLKQKNSESVLFGGKKINEESNYEKLDWLAGELVLEHQRRSCRIAPTVAFKQSGDRRADQQTIFKDIDCMF, via the exons ATGCAAAGAGTACACAATAAACCGATTGATTCAATCGGAGCTGTTAAACACTTGATCAAACAGAGCAACGGCTGCGGCGACGGTGGTGGGGTGACCGCGGCGGCGACGAATATGCAAGAACCGAGTATCGAGACTGATAAGCTAAGCTACGAGATTTTCTCTATTCTCGAAAGCAAGTTTCTTTTCGGGTACGATGATGATGACTCGAAGCTTATGGAATCAAGGAGCAGAGACCCGAGTCCTGAGCAAGAAACGGTGGTTGAAGCTTTAAACGGCGTCGTTCCGGGTTCGATCAAGAACCAGAGAGGTAAAGTCTGTGTTTTGAGTATCGACAGTGGTGGTGGGATGAGAGGGATCATACCCGGGAAAGCTTTGGCGTATTTGGAACACGCTCTCAAATCTAAATCGGGTGATCCGAATGCCCGAATCGCCGATTACTTCGACGTTGCTTCCGGTTCCGGTATCGGCGGGATTTTCACGGCGATGCTTTTCGCGTCCAGTGATGGTAACCGTCCGATCTTTAAAGCGGAGGACACGTGGCGGTTTTTAGCTAAGAAAGGTAAAAGCTTTTACGGCaagtcgtcgtcatcatcaccGTCGCAGGGGATTTTAAACCGGGTTATGAGAACCGGGTCGGGTGGGTCGGGGGGTTCTAAGCTTGAGAAAGCGATGAAAGAGTCGTTCGAGGAGCTTACGCTTAAGGACACGCTTAAACCGGTTTTGATTCCTTGCTACGATCTCACTAGCTCTGCGCCGTTCTTGTTCTCACGTGCTGATGCGTTGGAAACTGACGGTTATGATTTCAAGCTGTGGGAGGTTTGTAAAGCCACGTGGGCTGAGACTGGAGTGTTTGAGCCTGTGGAGATGAGATCAGTTGATGGTAAGACACGGTGCGTGGCGGTTGATGGTGGTTTAGCTATGAGTAATCCTACGGCTGCAGCGATCACTCATGTCTTGCATAATAAGCAAGAGTTTCCGTTCGTTAGAGGTGTTGAGGATTTGCTTGTCTTGTCACTTGGTACGGGACAGTTGGTTGATGTGAAGTATGATTGTGATAAGGTTATGAAGTGGAAGTCTAAACATTGGGCTCGACCTGCTGTTCGGATCTCTGCGGATGGAGCGGCTGATACTGTGGACCAGGCTGTTTCTATGGCGTTTGGTCAGTGCCGTAGGAGTAACTACGTTCGTATTCAG GCGAATGGTTCAAGCTTCGGTCCATGCAAACCGAATATAGACACAGACGCAAGTCCAAGCAATGTGAATATGCTTGTGGGAGTAGCAGAAGAGATGTTGAAGCAGAAGAACTCAGAGTCTGTTCTGTTTGGTGGTAAAAAAATCAATGAAGAGAGCAACTATGAGAAGCTGGATTGGTTAGCCGGTGAACTCGTGCTCGAGCACCAGAGGAGGAGTTGTAGAATCGCTCCCACTGTCGCGTTCAAGCAATCCGGCGACAGAAGAGCCGATCAGCAGACGATTTTTAAGGATATTGATTGtatgttttga